One part of the Dysidea avara chromosome 10, odDysAvar1.4, whole genome shotgun sequence genome encodes these proteins:
- the LOC136269181 gene encoding histone RNA hairpin-binding protein-like, with product MATQFFPTTDLSPQFLNVSWADIVEAEESEDLEAIERLRCSSTSLSSLSDKENQEKALVTSCSSSRVPLVAHPMENCSPKDVIALKKPPVKRHRPKSYADIVQSSRAKRTNSSRPNTPTSTPPLSSPSPDLSCEMSDDCTPEANEKCEGSDAVTAQRRLSFTVQRSLSSNSDGGGEVVLSGHQLQVRQKQLDYGKNTPGYQRYVTLIPKWKRRKQHPKTPNKHQICSRRSWDGQIKKWRRLLHAFDPPTAEDADNDTLTTDDLKTAPVDLDETSNMDSEQLQ from the exons ATGGCTACGCAGTTCTTTCCCACTACAGACCTAAGTCCTCAGTTTCTCAACGTCAGTTGGGCGGATATTGTGGAAGCAGAAGAATCAGAAGACTTGGAAGCGATAGAACGACTGAG ATGTTCTTCGACCTCTTTATCCTCGTTATCAGATAAAGAAAACCAAGAAAAAGCGCTTGTCACGTCTTGTTCATCATCTCGCGTCCCTTTAGTAGCTCACCCCATGGAGAACTGTTCGCCCAAAGACGTCATTGCTCTTAAAAAGCCGCCAGTAAAGCGACACCGTCCTAAGTCATACGCGGACATTGTTCAGTCGTCGCGAGCAAAGAGGACAAACTCCAGTCGACCAAACACACCCACGAGTACACCTCCATTGTCTAGCCCTTCACCTGACCTGTCTTGTGAGATGAGCGATGATTGTACACCAGAGGCCAATGAAAA GTGTGAAGGGTCTGATGCGGTCACTGCTCAGAGGAGGTTGTCATTCACTGTGCAGAGGTCACTCTCAAG TAACAGTGATGGTGGCGGTGAAGTTGTGTTAAGTGGTCATCAGTTACAAGTGCGACAGAAACAATTAGATTATGGCAAGAATACTCCAGGATATCAGCGATATGTCACACTAATACCTAA GTGGAAGAGACGTAAACAACACCCCAAGACACCCAACAAACACCAGATATGTAGCAGAAGATCTTGGGATGGTCAGATCAAAAAATGGCGACGACTGTTGCATGCCTTTGATCCCCCTACTGCTGAAGATGCTGACAATGACACACTGACCACGGATGACTTGAAAACAGCTCCTGT AGACCTGGATGAAACTTCTAATATGGATTCAGAGCAGCTCCAATGA
- the LOC136269177 gene encoding uncharacterized protein isoform X2, with the protein MARVATTFVVHNLNMDSELIRRNIWSVTEHFENPQSTGFGGKKVIDEESKIIDSSSAMVAFDVSEEEAYAGVSCTTSEFSDGQVAQLQPLVTEAATVQMKGKIFSDPLFNTSKIQTCARRLNIKYDVNAGAVCLTGTWQAIGEFRKILKGEIMNYLAAYKSNCVAKLPGDLVEKPEASPSHNSAKGIINMSSLSSDVLALMKKCGVYQNDHLTYDIEGGGVTIECPGDDEAATTIAEEFQTQYRQLMMGGKLKEHSFPIPSTYNKQQVDELVSQCNNDYSHSIFKLDSENSAIKCLSMSTRKIGHIKSKIKEMLQQSTTAHSTVGAIGADTPTSMSLLLTGGRRITLKQADITEEMVDVIVNAANDRLSHIGGVAFAINEASNGIVQQQSTAVIQQHGLIQVSQVVHTGAGGSLKCKYVIHTVGPEQYKHKDKCQELLWMACVNTLALAEKLGVTSIAIPPISSGIFGVPKDVVAKTIISAVCQYPCHPGGLLTDVRIVIIDDPTFEAFKPTFIDARANTTVITQSQDSAPPHTPPTTSFQHSHSWPNETQGDRSSRHTHSKPRTEECPICKDDITDLVTTKCKHNYCRGCLEKSLQTSPYCPVCKVPLRQVTGDQPDGRMTHQILKDQHLSGYEQYGTIKITYYIPNGIQGPTHPRPGRQFTGDSRNAYLPDSLEGREVFELLKKAFDAKMIFTIGTSATTGKANRIVWNDIHHKTNMHGGSDCYGYPDPTYLQRVKEELRQKGIV; encoded by the exons ATGGCGAGAGTAGCTACAACATTTGTTGTTCACAATTTGAACATGGACAGCGAGCTGATCAGGAGGAACATTTGGTCAGTGACTGAACATTTTGAAAATCCTCAGTCCACGGGCTTTGGCGGCAAAAAAGTGATTGACGAAGAGTCCAAGATCATAGACAGCAGTTCTGCTATGGTAGCGTTCGATGTGAGCGAAGAAGAGGCGTATGCTG gaGTCTCCTGCACCACCAGTGAATTCAGCGATGGACAAGTAGCCCAACTTCAACCACTG GTAACAGAAGCAGCTACTGTGCAGATGAAAGGAAAGATATTCAGTGATCCATTGTTCAACACCTCAAAGATTCAAACATGTGCTCGTCGGCTCAACATCAAATATGATGTCAATGCAGGAGCAGTGTGTCTTACTGGAACATGGCAAGCAATCGGTGAATTTCGGAAGATTCTGAAAGGAGAGATTATGAACTACCTTGCAGCTTACAAAAGCAATTGCGTAGCTAAGTTACCAGGAGACTTAGTAGAGAAACCAGAAGCCAGTCCTTCCCACAACTCTGCTAAAGGCATTATCAACATGTCCTCCCTCAGCAGTGATGTGCTAGCATTGATGAAGAAGTGTGGTGTGTACCAAAATGATCACTTGACCTATGATATAGAAGGTGGAGGTGTCACCATAGAGTGTCCTGGTGATGATGAGGCAGCCACAACCATTGCTGAAGAGTTCCAAACTCAATATCGTCAGCTGATGATGGGAGGGAAACTGAAGGAACACTCCTTCCCCATTCCCAGCACTTACAACAAGCAGCAAGTTGATGAGCTGGTCAGTCAGTGTAACAATGACTATTCTCATAGTATCTTCAAACTTGATTCTGAAAACAGTGCCATAAAGTGCTTGTCAATGAGTACACGTAAAATAGGCCACATCAAGTCCAAAATCAAGGAGATGCTCCAACAATCCACGACTGCTCACAGTACTGTAGGTGCCATAGGAGCTGACACACCCACCAGCATGTCACTGCTACTTACAGGGGGTAGAAGGATCACACTCAAACAAGCTGACATTACAGAGGAGATGGTGGATGTAATAGTTAACGCTGCCAATGACAGATTAAGTCACATTGGTGGAGTAGCATTTGCCATCAACGAAGCCAGTAATGGAATAGTACAACAGCAGTCTACAGCTGTAATTCAGCAACATGGTCTCATTCAAGTCAGTCAGGTAGTACACACTGGAGCTGGAGGTTCTCTCAAGTGCAAGTATGTCATCCACACAGTAGGACCAGAACAGTACAAACACAAAGACAAGTGTCAAGAGCTACTCTGGATGGCTTGTGTGAACACTCTAGCACTAGCAGAAAAGCTTGGAGTCACTTCTATTGCGATACCTCCCATCAGCTCTGGAATATTTGGAGTACCAAAAGATGTGGTAGCCAAAACCATCATCAGTGCAGTGTGTCAATACCCCTGCCATCCTGGTGGACTCCTCACAGATGTACGCATTGTTATCATTGATGATCCCACCTTTGAAGCTTTCAAACCAACCTTCATTGATGCTAGAGCTAACACCACTGTTATAACTCAGTCCCAGGATAGTGCTCCACCTCACACTCCCCCAACTACATCATTCCAACACAGTCACAGTTGGCCCAATGAAACACAAG GTGACAGGTCATCCAGGCACACTCATTCTAAGCCAAGAACAG AGGAATGCCCTATATGTAAAGATGACATCACTGACCTGGTGACCACAAAATGCAAACACAATTATTGTAGAGGATGTTTGGAGAAGTCTCTACAGACCAGTCCTTACTGTCCAGTGTGTAAGGTACCATTGCGACAGGTTACTGGAGACCAGCCAGATGGGAGGATGACACACCAGATCTTAAAAGATCAGCATCTTTCAGGATATGAGCAATATGgtacaataaaaataacatATTACATTCCCAATGGCATCCAAGGGCCAACCCATCCCCGACCTGGTCGACAGTTCACTGGTGATTCCCGTAATGCTTATCTCCCAGACTCACTAGAGGGCAGAGAGGTGTTTGAGCTGTTGAAGAAAGCATTTGATGCTAAAATGATATTTACTATTGGAACATCAGCTACCACTGGTAAGGCCAACAGGATAGTATGGAATGACATCCACCACAAGACCAATATGCATGGAGGATCTGACTG TTATGGCTACCCAGATCCAACATACTTACAGAGAGTGAAGGAAGAACTTCGCCAAAAGGGAATTGTTTGA
- the LOC136269177 gene encoding uncharacterized protein isoform X1 — MARVATTFVVHNLNMDSELIRRNIWSVTEHFENPQSTGFGGKKVIDEESKIIDSSSAMVAFDVSEEEAYAGVSCTTSEFSDGQVAQLQPLVTEAATVQMKGKIFSDPLFNTSKIQTCARRLNIKYDVNAGAVCLTGTWQAIGEFRKILKGEIMNYLAAYKSNCVAKLPGDLVEKPEASPSHNSAKGIINMSSLSSDVLALMKKCGVYQNDHLTYDIEGGGVTIECPGDDEAATTIAEEFQTQYRQLMMGGKLKEHSFPIPSTYNKQQVDELVSQCNNDYSHSIFKLDSENSAIKCLSMSTRKIGHIKSKIKEMLQQSTTAHSTVGAIGADTPTSMSLLLTGGRRITLKQADITEEMVDVIVNAANDRLSHIGGVAFAINEASNGIVQQQSTAVIQQHGLIQVSQVVHTGAGGSLKCKYVIHTVGPEQYKHKDKCQELLWMACVNTLALAEKLGVTSIAIPPISSGIFGVPKDVVAKTIISAVCQYPCHPGGLLTDVRIVIIDDPTFEAFKPTFIDARANTTVITQSQDSAPPHTPPTTSFQHSHSWPNETQAPGDRSSRHTHSKPRTEECPICKDDITDLVTTKCKHNYCRGCLEKSLQTSPYCPVCKVPLRQVTGDQPDGRMTHQILKDQHLSGYEQYGTIKITYYIPNGIQGPTHPRPGRQFTGDSRNAYLPDSLEGREVFELLKKAFDAKMIFTIGTSATTGKANRIVWNDIHHKTNMHGGSDCYGYPDPTYLQRVKEELRQKGIV, encoded by the exons ATGGCGAGAGTAGCTACAACATTTGTTGTTCACAATTTGAACATGGACAGCGAGCTGATCAGGAGGAACATTTGGTCAGTGACTGAACATTTTGAAAATCCTCAGTCCACGGGCTTTGGCGGCAAAAAAGTGATTGACGAAGAGTCCAAGATCATAGACAGCAGTTCTGCTATGGTAGCGTTCGATGTGAGCGAAGAAGAGGCGTATGCTG gaGTCTCCTGCACCACCAGTGAATTCAGCGATGGACAAGTAGCCCAACTTCAACCACTG GTAACAGAAGCAGCTACTGTGCAGATGAAAGGAAAGATATTCAGTGATCCATTGTTCAACACCTCAAAGATTCAAACATGTGCTCGTCGGCTCAACATCAAATATGATGTCAATGCAGGAGCAGTGTGTCTTACTGGAACATGGCAAGCAATCGGTGAATTTCGGAAGATTCTGAAAGGAGAGATTATGAACTACCTTGCAGCTTACAAAAGCAATTGCGTAGCTAAGTTACCAGGAGACTTAGTAGAGAAACCAGAAGCCAGTCCTTCCCACAACTCTGCTAAAGGCATTATCAACATGTCCTCCCTCAGCAGTGATGTGCTAGCATTGATGAAGAAGTGTGGTGTGTACCAAAATGATCACTTGACCTATGATATAGAAGGTGGAGGTGTCACCATAGAGTGTCCTGGTGATGATGAGGCAGCCACAACCATTGCTGAAGAGTTCCAAACTCAATATCGTCAGCTGATGATGGGAGGGAAACTGAAGGAACACTCCTTCCCCATTCCCAGCACTTACAACAAGCAGCAAGTTGATGAGCTGGTCAGTCAGTGTAACAATGACTATTCTCATAGTATCTTCAAACTTGATTCTGAAAACAGTGCCATAAAGTGCTTGTCAATGAGTACACGTAAAATAGGCCACATCAAGTCCAAAATCAAGGAGATGCTCCAACAATCCACGACTGCTCACAGTACTGTAGGTGCCATAGGAGCTGACACACCCACCAGCATGTCACTGCTACTTACAGGGGGTAGAAGGATCACACTCAAACAAGCTGACATTACAGAGGAGATGGTGGATGTAATAGTTAACGCTGCCAATGACAGATTAAGTCACATTGGTGGAGTAGCATTTGCCATCAACGAAGCCAGTAATGGAATAGTACAACAGCAGTCTACAGCTGTAATTCAGCAACATGGTCTCATTCAAGTCAGTCAGGTAGTACACACTGGAGCTGGAGGTTCTCTCAAGTGCAAGTATGTCATCCACACAGTAGGACCAGAACAGTACAAACACAAAGACAAGTGTCAAGAGCTACTCTGGATGGCTTGTGTGAACACTCTAGCACTAGCAGAAAAGCTTGGAGTCACTTCTATTGCGATACCTCCCATCAGCTCTGGAATATTTGGAGTACCAAAAGATGTGGTAGCCAAAACCATCATCAGTGCAGTGTGTCAATACCCCTGCCATCCTGGTGGACTCCTCACAGATGTACGCATTGTTATCATTGATGATCCCACCTTTGAAGCTTTCAAACCAACCTTCATTGATGCTAGAGCTAACACCACTGTTATAACTCAGTCCCAGGATAGTGCTCCACCTCACACTCCCCCAACTACATCATTCCAACACAGTCACAGTTGGCCCAATGAAACACAAG CTCCAGGTGACAGGTCATCCAGGCACACTCATTCTAAGCCAAGAACAG AGGAATGCCCTATATGTAAAGATGACATCACTGACCTGGTGACCACAAAATGCAAACACAATTATTGTAGAGGATGTTTGGAGAAGTCTCTACAGACCAGTCCTTACTGTCCAGTGTGTAAGGTACCATTGCGACAGGTTACTGGAGACCAGCCAGATGGGAGGATGACACACCAGATCTTAAAAGATCAGCATCTTTCAGGATATGAGCAATATGgtacaataaaaataacatATTACATTCCCAATGGCATCCAAGGGCCAACCCATCCCCGACCTGGTCGACAGTTCACTGGTGATTCCCGTAATGCTTATCTCCCAGACTCACTAGAGGGCAGAGAGGTGTTTGAGCTGTTGAAGAAAGCATTTGATGCTAAAATGATATTTACTATTGGAACATCAGCTACCACTGGTAAGGCCAACAGGATAGTATGGAATGACATCCACCACAAGACCAATATGCATGGAGGATCTGACTG TTATGGCTACCCAGATCCAACATACTTACAGAGAGTGAAGGAAGAACTTCGCCAAAAGGGAATTGTTTGA